A region of the Muricauda sp. MAR_2010_75 genome:
CCAATTTGTTACAAGCGAATAACGACCCAGATGGAGGGGTAATCTATGCCTACAGGGTAAATGATCCACAACGATATGGAGTGGTTGAGTTCAATGAGGAAGGAAAGGCCATCAGTATTGAAGAGAAACCAAAGGAACCAAAATCCAACTTTGTGGTGCCGGGCATTTATTTTTATGATAACAATGTGATTGGAATTGCCAAAAGCATACAACCTAGTGCTCGGGGTGAATTGGAAATCACCGATGTGAACAAAGCCTATCTGAAGCAGGGCAAGCTCAATGTCAGTATTTTGGACAGGGGTACAGCATGGTTGGATACAGGTACGTTCCAAGCCCTGATGCAGGCCTCACAATTTGTAGAGGTATTGGAGGAAAGGCAGGACACCATCATAGGTTCCATAGAAGTAGCCGCTTATGAAATGGGTTACATAACCAAAGAACAGTTTATACAATTGGCCCAACCACTAAAGAAAAGTGGATATGGAAAAAGACTTTTAGGCATTCTGAATCAAGAGATATGATTAAAGCAACGGAAACCAAACTAAAGGGATGTTTTGTTTTGGAACCCACCGTGTTTGAGGATGACAGGGGCTATTTTTATGAAAATCACAACCATAAGGATTTTTGTGAAGCTGTGGGTGGTGAAGTGACCTTTGTACAAGACAATGTTTCCTACTCAAAAAAAGGGGTGCTCAGGGGGTTGCATTTTCAGGAGGGAGAACACGCCCAAGCCAAATTGATTTCGGTGTTACAGGGAAGAATTCAA
Encoded here:
- the rfbA gene encoding glucose-1-phosphate thymidylyltransferase RfbA; protein product: MKGIILAGGTGSRLHPLTLSVSKQLMPIYDKPMIYYPLSTLMYAGIKEILIISTPKDLPLFRELLGDGQKYGCSFSYAVQESPNGLAEAFIIGEGFIGADKVALILGDNIFYGTGLSNLLQANNDPDGGVIYAYRVNDPQRYGVVEFNEEGKAISIEEKPKEPKSNFVVPGIYFYDNNVIGIAKSIQPSARGELEITDVNKAYLKQGKLNVSILDRGTAWLDTGTFQALMQASQFVEVLEERQDTIIGSIEVAAYEMGYITKEQFIQLAQPLKKSGYGKRLLGILNQEI